From a single Helicovermis profundi genomic region:
- a CDS encoding protein-glutamate methylesterase/protein-glutamine glutaminase yields MKKKVLVVDDSAFMRKVISDLVNSFDKFEVITTAKNGKDAIDKIKNLLPDIVTMDVEMPEMDGITALKIIMKENPLPIIMLSSITKKGADATIKSLELGAIDFITKPSSIFKVNTEDTKKELLEKLEVASKIKYTKNSIYNKPIYKEKLQNLSSFARGSKNIEKIIAIGTSTGGPRALQSVVPNIPGDINASVLIVQHMPKGFTKSLADRLNSMSELEVKEAEDGDVLETGKAYLAPGDKHLRLKKSRSGFVISLEQTELVSGHRPSVDAMMNSIAELKIDNVIGVIMTGMGSDGAKGLEKVKKEKGFIIAQDEDSCVVFGMPKSTIERKVVDVVVPLDRIAKEIINAMEV; encoded by the coding sequence ATGAAGAAAAAAGTTTTAGTAGTTGACGACTCAGCGTTTATGAGAAAAGTTATATCAGATTTAGTAAATTCATTTGATAAATTTGAAGTTATTACTACCGCTAAAAATGGAAAGGATGCAATTGATAAAATCAAAAACCTTTTGCCAGATATTGTAACTATGGATGTTGAAATGCCTGAAATGGACGGTATAACAGCACTGAAAATTATTATGAAAGAAAATCCTTTACCAATTATTATGCTTTCAAGTATAACTAAAAAGGGAGCAGATGCAACTATTAAATCTTTAGAACTAGGTGCAATTGATTTTATAACAAAACCATCTAGTATTTTTAAAGTAAACACAGAAGATACTAAAAAAGAACTATTAGAAAAACTTGAAGTTGCATCAAAAATTAAATATACCAAGAATTCTATTTATAATAAACCGATTTATAAAGAAAAACTTCAAAATTTATCTTCGTTTGCTAGAGGAAGTAAAAATATTGAGAAGATTATTGCAATTGGTACTTCAACTGGTGGACCGAGAGCACTTCAATCTGTTGTGCCTAATATACCTGGGGATATAAATGCAAGTGTTCTAATAGTTCAGCATATGCCTAAAGGTTTTACAAAATCTTTAGCTGATCGTTTAAACTCAATGTCAGAACTCGAAGTGAAAGAAGCGGAAGATGGCGATGTTTTAGAAACGGGAAAAGCATATCTAGCACCTGGAGACAAGCATTTAAGGCTTAAGAAATCTAGAAGCGGTTTTGTTATTAGCTTAGAACAAACTGAATTGGTTTCAGGACATAGACCTTCAGTTGATGCTATGATGAATTCAATAGCAGAATTAAAAATAGACAATGTAATAGGCGTGATCATGACTGGAATGGGTTCCGATGGTGCTAAGGGTTTAGAAAAAGTTAAAAAAGAGAAAGGTTTTATAATTGCACAAGATGAAGACAGTTGTGTTGTATTTGGGATGCCAAAATCGACTATTGAGAGAAAAGTTGTAGATGTGGTAGTTCCTTTAGATAGAATAGCAAAAGAAATTATTAATGCGATGGAGGTGTAG
- the fliR gene encoding flagellar biosynthetic protein FliR, protein MIFFLVFTRISGIFTLVPIFNSKNIPIIAKMWFVFFLSLVILPVVNAQGVIINTFLDFGYYIFIEFVIGLLLGAVVLLVLNSLYIAGIMVDRNIGFSMVSVISATDEGQIPVSANLYFTMSMLIFLVTNAHHVLIIQIVNSFKLIPIGHLILSKFIIDDYIGIIAGSFVLGFKIAMPFIITILISNIILGILSKAMPGMNVFMIGMPFKVLVGLIILLVVIPTYFVVMKNMFNWSFSELSRLMEYISGT, encoded by the coding sequence ATGATCTTTTTTTTAGTTTTTACAAGAATTTCTGGTATTTTTACTTTAGTACCAATATTTAATTCAAAAAACATCCCAATAATTGCAAAAATGTGGTTTGTATTTTTTTTGTCTCTAGTAATTTTACCAGTGGTAAATGCACAGGGTGTTATTATAAATACATTTTTGGATTTTGGTTATTACATCTTTATAGAATTTGTTATAGGACTACTACTTGGAGCAGTAGTTCTATTAGTATTAAATTCGCTATATATAGCAGGAATTATGGTTGATCGAAATATTGGATTTTCAATGGTTAGTGTAATTAGTGCTACAGATGAAGGTCAAATACCTGTAAGTGCAAATTTATATTTTACCATGTCGATGCTGATTTTTTTAGTAACAAATGCACATCATGTGTTGATAATTCAAATTGTTAATTCGTTTAAATTAATACCTATTGGACACCTTATTCTTTCTAAATTTATTATAGATGATTATATTGGAATTATTGCGGGATCATTTGTACTAGGTTTTAAAATAGCAATGCCTTTTATTATCACAATTTTAATTTCCAATATTATACTTGGAATACTCTCAAAAGCGATGCCTGGAATGAACGTTTTTATGATAGGTATGCCTTTTAAAGTATTAGTTGGTCTTATTATACTTTTAGTTGTTATTCCAACATATTTTGTTGTAATGAAAAATATGTTTAACTGGTCGTTTAGTGAACTAAGTAGACTAATGGAGTACATAAGTGGAACATAA
- a CDS encoding chemotaxis protein CheA has product MEIFIEESKEHLQHMNGILLELEDEPNNLVHLKEIFRIAHTIKGMSGTMGFTKVADITHEMENVLDLVRNSEIKVTTYIIDVLFECFDTLDGYIVNLENTGEEGDIDSSELVAKLRYLVKNKVAPTEGDVVLEEEKNEETSEKKVAIDNEGFVIELDGTHKTVIKEAIRTGNNVFKIKVVVEDSCLLRAARAFIVFNTLEQFGEVIESYPIAEEIEDEKFDKFFEVVYITKLDEKTIKNELMNISEIENVIVAFVELEDEPTETVIEIPKEEKIDETKSVEKLTKKSNKKANKKTDKKVKPKTAKTVRVDIDRLDNLMNLVSELIIIKTRLEDQDSIESKANMNEAIEYLERITTSLHDAVMKVRMVPVERTFNRFPRMVRDLSKDLGKGIKLVMSGEETEVDRTVIDEIGDPLIHLIRNSIDHGIESPEERVAKNKPEMGIVALRAYPDGNTVVIEVEDDGNGIDAEKVAGKAVSKGLLTEAEVENMSEKELVNLLFLPGLSTAEVVTDLSGRGVGLDVVKSKIELLNGTVEVKTVLGKGSKFTIRLPLTLAIIQALMVNLAKEKYAIPLNNIKEITTINASTISMVQNQEVVLYRNNTLPLLRLDEILNVEKENEENREELIVVIVRKGESEAGFVVDSLIGQQEIVIKSLGKYINTSNKGAKSIAGATILGNGGVALIVDPNQLF; this is encoded by the coding sequence ATGGAGATATTTATTGAAGAATCTAAAGAACATTTGCAACATATGAACGGTATTTTACTTGAACTCGAGGATGAACCTAATAACTTGGTTCACCTAAAAGAAATTTTTAGAATTGCACATACTATTAAAGGTATGTCCGGCACTATGGGCTTTACAAAAGTAGCAGATATAACGCACGAAATGGAAAATGTACTTGATCTGGTTAGAAATTCAGAAATAAAAGTTACTACTTATATTATTGATGTTTTATTTGAATGTTTTGATACATTGGATGGATATATTGTGAATTTGGAAAACACTGGAGAGGAAGGAGATATTGATTCTTCTGAACTTGTTGCAAAATTACGTTATCTAGTTAAAAATAAAGTTGCACCTACTGAGGGTGACGTAGTCCTCGAAGAAGAAAAAAATGAAGAAACTAGCGAAAAAAAAGTGGCTATAGATAATGAGGGTTTTGTTATTGAACTTGATGGAACTCATAAAACTGTAATTAAAGAAGCAATCAGAACAGGAAATAACGTTTTTAAAATTAAAGTTGTTGTAGAGGATAGCTGCCTACTTAGGGCTGCAAGAGCATTTATTGTATTTAACACTTTAGAACAATTTGGTGAAGTTATTGAGTCTTATCCAATTGCTGAAGAAATAGAAGATGAAAAATTTGATAAATTCTTTGAAGTTGTTTACATTACGAAACTAGATGAAAAAACAATCAAGAACGAGCTTATGAATATTTCTGAAATTGAAAATGTAATAGTAGCCTTTGTTGAACTTGAAGATGAACCAACTGAAACTGTAATAGAAATTCCTAAAGAAGAAAAAATTGATGAAACAAAATCAGTTGAAAAACTAACAAAAAAATCTAATAAAAAAGCTAACAAAAAAACTGATAAAAAAGTTAAACCTAAAACAGCTAAAACTGTTAGAGTTGATATTGATAGACTTGATAATCTTATGAATTTAGTAAGTGAATTAATTATTATTAAAACGAGACTTGAAGATCAAGATAGTATTGAGTCAAAGGCGAATATGAATGAAGCTATTGAATATCTTGAAAGAATAACAACTAGCCTTCATGATGCTGTTATGAAAGTAAGGATGGTACCAGTCGAGAGAACATTTAATAGATTTCCAAGAATGGTTAGAGATTTATCTAAGGATTTGGGTAAAGGAATCAAACTTGTTATGTCTGGCGAAGAAACAGAAGTTGATAGAACTGTAATTGATGAAATCGGAGATCCTCTTATTCATTTAATTAGAAATTCGATTGACCATGGTATTGAATCACCTGAAGAAAGAGTGGCTAAAAACAAACCAGAAATGGGTATCGTAGCACTTAGGGCATATCCAGATGGAAATACAGTTGTTATTGAAGTTGAAGATGATGGAAATGGAATCGACGCAGAAAAAGTTGCGGGTAAGGCTGTTTCAAAAGGTTTATTAACTGAAGCTGAAGTAGAAAATATGTCTGAAAAAGAATTAGTAAATCTATTATTTTTACCAGGACTTTCTACTGCTGAAGTTGTTACAGATCTTTCTGGAAGAGGGGTAGGTCTTGATGTTGTTAAATCTAAAATAGAACTTCTAAATGGTACTGTTGAAGTCAAAACAGTTCTTGGTAAGGGAAGTAAATTTACAATAAGACTACCTTTAACTTTAGCAATAATTCAAGCACTTATGGTTAATCTTGCAAAAGAAAAATATGCAATTCCTCTAAATAATATAAAAGAAATCACAACAATTAATGCTTCTACAATAAGCATGGTACAAAATCAGGAAGTTGTTTTGTATAGAAATAATACTTTACCACTTCTTAGACTTGATGAGATATTAAATGTTGAAAAAGAAAATGAAGAAAATAGAGAAGAACTTATTGTAGTAATAGTAAGAAAAGGTGAATCAGAAGCAGGGTTTGTTGTAGATAGCTTAATAGGGCAACAAGAAATTGTAATCAAATCATTAGGTAAATATATTAATACTTCAAATAAAGGCGCGAAATCTATTGCTGGTGCAACTATTTTAGGTAATGGTGGAGTAGCACTGATTGTTGATCCAAATCAATTATTCTAA
- a CDS encoding flagellar brake protein produces the protein MSDTIDSVFQEGDLVEIQILKKDKDVISLKSIVAGVKNSKEMVIAAPLYKGRLFPIDLGKRIFVIINKNDKGIFSFQALVIGRSKEEKVSVIHILATSVIKKSQRRKFYRVPFYEEVIIKFELEENEKKINEKLIEKYKGNPDIIIEEETDREVNVSSRDISGGGLRFIIKNEELNLGDNIKGIIKLKNYRIEFSAIVTRAQVLPDYNNTYDIGCSFINMEESVRSKIIGYIFAKQRNLVKKD, from the coding sequence TTGAGTGATACTATAGACAGTGTATTTCAAGAAGGTGACTTAGTTGAAATACAAATACTTAAAAAAGACAAAGATGTTATATCTTTAAAATCAATAGTTGCTGGAGTTAAAAATTCTAAGGAAATGGTTATTGCGGCACCACTTTATAAAGGAAGATTGTTTCCAATAGATCTTGGAAAAAGAATTTTTGTTATTATAAATAAAAACGATAAGGGAATATTTTCATTTCAAGCTCTTGTAATTGGAAGAAGCAAAGAGGAAAAAGTTTCTGTTATTCATATTTTAGCAACTAGTGTAATAAAAAAATCTCAACGAAGAAAATTCTATAGAGTGCCTTTTTATGAAGAGGTAATCATTAAATTCGAACTTGAAGAAAATGAAAAAAAAATAAATGAAAAATTAATTGAAAAATACAAGGGAAACCCTGATATAATTATAGAGGAAGAAACGGATAGAGAAGTAAATGTATCTTCAAGAGATATCAGTGGTGGTGGTTTAAGATTTATTATAAAAAACGAAGAGTTAAATCTTGGAGATAATATAAAAGGAATTATAAAATTAAAAAATTATAGAATTGAATTTTCTGCGATAGTAACAAGAGCGCAAGTATTGCCAGATTATAATAATACGTATGATATAGGCTGTTCATTTATAAATATGGAAGAAAGTGTTAGATCAAAGATAATTGGGTATATATTTGCTAAACAAAGGAATTTAGTTAAAAAGGACTGA
- a CDS encoding MinD/ParA family protein — protein sequence MDQAQKLREIIAKPSIKKLDKEKFDSNIIAITSGKGGVGKTNFTVNLAIALSQMGKKVSIIDADLGLANIDVVMGIVPKYTLSSVIKGDKKIQEIVTITSEGIKVVSGGSGVRDLVNLKEEEIEKLIKSLSVLNEESDYILIDTGAGIGDSVLSFIKSASDVILIVTPDPSSITDAYAVVKNIFNYENNVKVVVNRVDSNKEGQEVFEKINRASLKFLNKPLENIGYIYEDSSVKKSSIIQKPFILNTPNSLASKGIGLIAYNLVNNSKLVPAVNGFNKFINKLFKNF from the coding sequence ATGGATCAAGCTCAAAAACTTAGAGAAATCATTGCAAAACCATCTATAAAAAAACTTGATAAAGAGAAATTTGATTCTAATATAATTGCTATTACTAGCGGAAAAGGTGGAGTTGGTAAAACTAATTTCACAGTTAATTTAGCAATTGCCTTAAGTCAAATGGGAAAAAAAGTTTCAATAATAGATGCGGATTTAGGACTAGCAAATATTGATGTTGTAATGGGAATAGTTCCCAAATACACATTATCTTCTGTAATAAAGGGAGATAAAAAAATTCAAGAAATAGTTACAATTACGAGTGAAGGAATTAAAGTAGTTAGTGGTGGTTCTGGAGTAAGGGATTTAGTTAATCTGAAGGAAGAAGAAATTGAAAAATTAATCAAATCTCTTTCGGTATTGAATGAAGAATCTGATTATATACTTATAGATACTGGTGCAGGAATTGGAGATTCGGTTCTATCATTTATCAAATCAGCGAGTGATGTAATCTTAATTGTAACCCCAGATCCTAGTTCTATTACAGATGCATATGCTGTAGTCAAAAATATTTTTAATTATGAAAATAACGTGAAGGTTGTTGTTAATCGTGTTGATTCAAATAAAGAAGGGCAAGAAGTATTTGAGAAAATTAATAGAGCTTCTCTAAAGTTTTTAAATAAACCGCTAGAAAATATTGGATATATTTATGAGGATTCATCTGTAAAAAAATCTTCCATTATACAAAAACCATTTATTTTAAATACACCAAATTCTCTTGCTAGTAAGGGGATAGGTCTTATTGCATATAATTTAGTTAATAATAGCAAGTTGGTTCCTGCAGTTAATGGTTTTAATAAGTTTATAAATAAATTGTTCAAAAACTTTTAG
- the flhA gene encoding flagellar biosynthesis protein FlhA, with product MKFGDIIVALLVVTIILLIIIPVPLAMLDFFLSINIALALLILLLAMFNTEALEFSVFPSMLLITTLFRLALNISTTRYILSKGQAGQIINAFGNFVVGGNAIVGFIIFIIIVLIQFLVITKGSERVSEVAARFTLDAMPGKQMAIDADLNSGLISESDAKERRVKIQREADFYGSMDGASKFVKGDAIAGIIITIINILAGFAIGILVNKLAFTEAISKYTLLTVGDGLVSQIPALMISTATGIVVTRAASDNNLGDDVISQLFRQSKVMFILGGVLFMLGTFTPLPIVPFDMLAVVFVYLGFAFSGESTKEEQEEEEVQDESEDLRKPENIIPLLQVDPIELEFGYGIIPLVDPNQGGDLFDRLVMIRRQIALEFGIVVPMIRLRDNIQLESNEYIIKIKGNELASGTIMFDHFMAMNPGSVDGEVDGIDTVEPAFGLQAKWITSEEREKAEIFGYTVVDPSSIISTHLTEIVKKYSYELIGRKEVKNLIDNVKENNSVLVDELIPGLMSIGDIQKVLANLLREGISIRDFVTILETLADYATTTKDVNILTEYVRQSLSRLLSNMYMPSKRAKVVTIEQELENRFMESIEQSDTGSYLSIDPVTSQTFLNNLAIEIQKIMSLGEQPIIITAPIVRFYIKKLTEQYIPDLIVLSYNEIESDVDIQSVGMVGV from the coding sequence ATGAAATTTGGTGACATAATAGTTGCGCTATTAGTAGTGACGATTATATTATTAATTATTATACCAGTGCCACTAGCAATGTTGGACTTCTTTTTAAGTATAAATATTGCCTTAGCACTTTTGATACTTCTTCTTGCAATGTTTAATACAGAAGCTCTTGAATTTAGTGTTTTTCCGTCTATGCTCCTTATTACAACACTATTTAGATTGGCTCTTAATATTTCTACTACAAGATATATTCTATCTAAAGGACAAGCGGGACAGATAATTAATGCATTTGGTAATTTTGTTGTTGGAGGAAATGCGATTGTTGGATTTATTATATTTATTATTATTGTATTAATACAATTTCTCGTAATAACAAAAGGTTCTGAAAGGGTTTCTGAAGTTGCAGCAAGGTTTACTTTAGATGCAATGCCAGGAAAGCAAATGGCAATTGATGCCGATTTGAATTCTGGACTTATATCTGAATCAGATGCTAAAGAAAGAAGAGTTAAAATTCAAAGAGAAGCAGATTTTTATGGTTCAATGGATGGTGCTAGTAAATTTGTAAAAGGTGATGCAATTGCGGGTATTATTATCACAATAATAAATATTTTAGCAGGTTTTGCCATAGGTATACTTGTAAATAAATTAGCTTTTACTGAAGCAATTTCCAAATACACTTTATTAACAGTAGGTGATGGATTAGTAAGTCAAATACCTGCTTTAATGATATCAACAGCTACAGGTATTGTCGTTACAAGAGCTGCATCAGACAATAATCTTGGTGATGATGTAATTAGCCAATTGTTTAGGCAGTCCAAAGTTATGTTTATACTAGGTGGAGTTTTGTTTATGCTTGGAACTTTTACTCCACTACCGATAGTACCATTTGATATGTTAGCTGTTGTTTTTGTATATTTAGGATTTGCTTTTAGTGGAGAAAGTACAAAAGAGGAACAAGAAGAAGAAGAGGTGCAAGACGAATCAGAAGATCTTAGAAAACCAGAAAATATAATTCCACTACTACAGGTCGATCCAATTGAATTAGAATTTGGATATGGTATTATTCCATTAGTTGACCCTAATCAAGGTGGAGATTTATTTGATAGATTGGTTATGATTAGAAGACAAATTGCTTTAGAATTTGGAATCGTTGTACCAATGATTAGGCTTCGTGATAATATTCAGCTAGAATCAAATGAGTATATTATTAAAATTAAAGGTAACGAGCTTGCAAGTGGAACAATTATGTTTGATCACTTTATGGCAATGAATCCAGGATCTGTTGATGGTGAAGTTGATGGAATCGATACAGTTGAACCAGCTTTTGGACTTCAGGCAAAATGGATTACATCTGAAGAAAGAGAAAAAGCCGAGATTTTTGGATACACAGTAGTAGATCCATCTTCTATAATATCAACTCATCTAACTGAAATAGTTAAAAAATATTCTTATGAACTAATTGGAAGAAAAGAAGTTAAAAACCTTATTGATAACGTAAAAGAAAATAATTCTGTTTTAGTTGATGAACTAATTCCAGGCTTGATGTCAATTGGTGATATACAAAAAGTTCTAGCTAATTTGCTTAGAGAAGGAATTTCTATTAGAGATTTTGTTACAATTCTTGAAACACTTGCAGATTATGCTACAACTACAAAAGATGTAAATATACTCACCGAATATGTAAGACAATCTTTAAGTCGTTTACTTTCTAATATGTATATGCCTTCTAAGAGAGCAAAAGTTGTAACAATAGAACAAGAACTAGAAAATAGATTTATGGAATCTATTGAACAATCAGATACTGGTTCATATTTGTCAATTGATCCAGTTACCAGTCAAACGTTCTTAAACAATTTAGCAATAGAAATACAAAAAATTATGTCTTTAGGAGAGCAACCAATAATTATTACTGCGCCTATTGTAAGATTTTATATAAAAAAATTAACTGAGCAGTATATACCAGATTTGATAGTGCTTTCTTATAATGAAATAGAGTCAGATGTAGATATTCAATCAGTTGGAATGGTGGGTGTTTAA
- the fliQ gene encoding flagellar biosynthesis protein FliQ, translating to MDESIVIDILNKAIRTILMLSAPMLVVALIVGLMIAIFQATTQIQEQTLAFVPKVLAIFLTLMFVGPWILKTLVDFTLMIFNYMETLVV from the coding sequence ATGGATGAGAGTATAGTAATAGATATATTGAATAAAGCGATAAGAACCATTTTGATGCTTTCAGCTCCTATGTTAGTAGTTGCGCTTATTGTTGGATTAATGATTGCAATTTTCCAAGCAACAACACAAATACAAGAGCAAACTTTAGCATTCGTACCAAAAGTATTGGCAATATTTTTGACACTTATGTTTGTTGGACCTTGGATATTAAAGACTTTAGTTGATTTTACGCTTATGATATTTAATTATATGGAAACGTTAGTGGTGTAG
- the flhB gene encoding flagellar biosynthesis protein FlhB, with protein sequence MEHKEEHYKEKLIFDLQLFSQEKTEQATEKKKRDTRKKGQVVQSKDINVSLNLLFIFTGINIFKGFVIKRISDYYYLVNNLIDSTENLYNVVSLSALLKETLLVILYVSMPFLMIALVTGLLLSYMQVGFLFTVETLKFKLDKINPISGFKRLFSIRSLVELAKSVFKATLILAVTYSYLKNNSLLIVNIINLSIPNMIAIMWDLTYGVVIRSSIILFTIAIFDYAYKKWQDRKDTMMSKQEIKEEYKQTEGDPLLKSKIKEKQRQMAMSRMMQDVPKADVIITNPTHYAIAVLYDQNIDISPRILAKGRDLIANNIKLKAKEFDIPIVENKPLARGLYKNVEIGESLPADYFEAVAEVLAYVYGLRK encoded by the coding sequence GTGGAACATAAAGAAGAGCATTATAAAGAAAAATTAATATTTGATTTACAGTTATTTTCTCAAGAAAAAACTGAGCAAGCTACTGAGAAAAAAAAGAGAGATACGAGGAAAAAGGGCCAAGTAGTTCAAAGTAAGGATATAAATGTATCTTTAAATTTGCTTTTTATATTTACTGGAATAAATATATTTAAAGGTTTTGTTATTAAACGAATATCTGATTATTATTATTTAGTAAATAATTTAATTGATTCTACTGAGAATTTATACAATGTTGTTTCGCTTTCGGCTCTTTTAAAAGAAACTTTGCTAGTAATACTATACGTAAGTATGCCTTTTCTTATGATTGCACTCGTAACTGGTCTCTTACTTTCTTATATGCAGGTTGGTTTTCTATTTACAGTTGAAACATTAAAATTTAAACTAGATAAAATTAACCCAATTAGTGGTTTTAAACGCTTGTTTTCAATTAGATCACTTGTAGAACTCGCAAAATCAGTATTTAAAGCAACACTTATACTAGCAGTTACTTATAGTTATTTAAAAAATAATTCACTTCTTATTGTAAATATTATAAATTTAAGTATTCCTAATATGATTGCAATAATGTGGGATCTCACATATGGAGTAGTTATTAGAAGTAGTATTATACTTTTTACAATAGCAATTTTTGATTATGCTTATAAAAAATGGCAAGATAGAAAAGATACTATGATGAGCAAGCAAGAAATTAAAGAAGAATATAAACAAACTGAAGGTGACCCATTATTAAAATCAAAAATTAAAGAAAAACAAAGACAAATGGCAATGAGTAGAATGATGCAAGATGTACCTAAAGCTGATGTTATAATTACAAATCCTACACATTACGCTATTGCAGTTCTTTATGATCAAAATATAGATATTTCCCCTAGAATACTTGCTAAGGGAAGAGATTTAATAGCAAACAATATTAAATTAAAAGCAAAGGAATTTGATATACCAATAGTAGAAAACAAACCTTTAGCTAGAGGTTTATACAAAAACGTTGAAATTGGAGAAAGTTTACCAGCAGACTATTTTGAAGCAGTTGCAGAAGTACTTGCATATGTTTATGGTCTTAGAAAGTAA
- the flhF gene encoding flagellar biosynthesis protein FlhF, whose protein sequence is MNVKRYIVKDMAEAMIKIKNELGKDAIILSSRKIKKPGIFGFFKKSLLEVVAAIDEVDNSKEKENLNHEELKKAILKVKEIKESSTKGVTKNFEDNQNKKENEDIEKINKEISDLKNLVKDFISNANTMNEDIIEEEKESEVKKVKNKEKIIIDELIERDITKENALNIINRAKELTKKGDINRDDFNKIFNDIIDEIIGEVYTIEKDDAQKIFFFVGPTGVGKTTTLAKLAARLSLVDNKKIAFITADTYRIAAVEQLRTYSEILGIPLSVVYEPDEIDDAIKKYSDMDYILVDTAGRNHKSSDLKTDVRALLNKVENYEVFLVISLTTGYKDIISIINSYNFIGEYKFIFTKLDEASSLANVINVKLTNKGKLSYFTIGQSVPDDIEIASSKRLKEFFMGVK, encoded by the coding sequence ATGAACGTAAAAAGATATATAGTTAAAGATATGGCTGAAGCAATGATTAAAATAAAAAATGAACTTGGTAAAGATGCTATTATTCTTAGTAGTAGAAAAATCAAGAAGCCAGGAATATTTGGCTTTTTTAAAAAATCTTTACTTGAAGTCGTTGCTGCTATAGATGAAGTGGATAATAGTAAAGAAAAAGAAAATTTAAATCATGAGGAATTAAAAAAAGCAATTTTGAAAGTTAAGGAAATTAAAGAATCTTCAACGAAAGGTGTTACTAAGAATTTTGAAGATAATCAAAATAAAAAAGAAAATGAAGATATAGAAAAAATTAATAAAGAAATAAGTGATCTTAAAAATTTAGTTAAAGACTTTATATCTAATGCAAATACAATGAATGAGGATATAATTGAAGAAGAAAAAGAGAGTGAAGTAAAAAAAGTAAAAAACAAAGAGAAAATAATTATTGATGAATTAATTGAGAGAGATATAACTAAGGAAAACGCTTTAAATATAATCAATAGAGCTAAAGAACTAACAAAAAAAGGCGATATTAATAGAGATGACTTTAATAAAATTTTTAATGATATTATTGATGAAATTATTGGTGAAGTTTATACAATTGAAAAGGATGATGCTCAGAAAATATTTTTCTTTGTTGGTCCTACAGGAGTTGGAAAAACAACAACTTTGGCTAAACTAGCAGCACGGTTATCTTTAGTAGATAATAAAAAGATTGCCTTTATTACAGCAGATACATATAGAATTGCAGCTGTAGAACAACTTAGAACGTATAGCGAAATTTTGGGAATACCTTTATCAGTTGTATATGAACCAGATGAAATTGATGATGCTATAAAAAAATATTCCGACATGGATTATATTTTGGTAGATACTGCTGGTAGAAATCATAAAAGTAGTGATTTAAAAACTGATGTTAGGGCATTGTTAAATAAAGTAGAGAATTATGAAGTATTTTTAGTTATTAGCCTAACAACTGGGTATAAAGATATTATTAGCATAATTAATTCTTATAATTTTATAGGCGAATACAAATTTATTTTTACAAAACTTGACGAAGCAAGTTCTTTAGCAAATGTAATTAACGTTAAACTTACAAATAAGGGAAAACTTTCATATTTCACCATTGGTCAAAGTGTTCCCGATGATATTGAAATTGCATCTTCAAAACGACTTAAAGAATTTTTTATGGGGGTAAAATAG